In Coturnix japonica isolate 7356 chromosome 9, Coturnix japonica 2.1, whole genome shotgun sequence, a single window of DNA contains:
- the LOC107318009 gene encoding translation initiation factor IF-2-like — protein sequence MISVAFSNRNSCTMYTYKAAAPPGPAAAQTPTAGAVRGTSGSSHKLAAPAPHPAPRTPGSRSRPARTGERASVRGVARRPLPPAAAPDPCSVPAASPAAGGAEPAPPPRPRIQAAPPSRPAPPPLAAFRSAARGRAQEAAAGPRLPPARQARPRSPVASGRQRRDVMAEPAHKGGGGRGGRQEDGAAAAPSYEDYECKICYNYFDLERRAPKLLECLHTFCQECLNQLHLRAAQQPPAASEPGAGPGRAAVGSLACPLCRHRTALPDHRVHGLPVNTKLAAACPPQLRARDPLPQDRLPPLPPRRPPRARDAAAALGPTPAPTPGRAGPRSSGGGYESCQSCKRAALSAGCVCVVVSFLSMVVLLFTGLIFVNQYGGDAGPGASPSPVGPICLSVASVLALFSVVVTWLICWLKYRPEAAGANANAPARGRAATRRTDT from the coding sequence ATGATCTCCGTGGCCTTTTCCAACCGTAACAGCTGTACGATGTACACATACAAAGCGGCGGCTCCTCCCGGCCcggctgcagcacagacaccaaCGGCAGGAGCCGTGCGGGGCACGTCAGGTTCCTCCCATAAATTAGCGGCTCCCGCACCGCACCCCGCACCCCGCACCCCCGGCAGCCGCTCCCGACCCGCCCGCACCGGGGAACGCGCGTCTGTCCGAGGCGTTGCCCGCCGGCCCCTTCCGCCCGCAGCGGCTCCCGACCCTTGTTCCGTGCCCGCCGCATCCCCGGCAGCGGGCGGCGCCGagcccgccccccccccccgcccgcgGATCCAGGCGGCGCCGCCATCCCGCCCGGCCCCTCCGCCGCTCGCCGCCTTCCGCTCCGCAGCCCGCGGGCGCGCCcaggaggcggcggcggggccgcggcTGCCGCCCGCCCGCCAGGCTCGGCCCCGGAGCCCGGTAGCCTCCGGCCGTCAGCGGCGCGATGTTATGGCCGAGCCGGCGCACAAGGGCGGCGGAGGGCGCGGCGGGCGGCAGGAGGACGGGGCGGCGGCCGCCCCGAGCTACGAAGATTACGAGTGCAAGATCTGCTACAACTACTTCGACCTGGAGCGGCGGGCgcccaagctgctggagtgtCTGCACACCTTCTGCCAGGAGTGCCTGAACCAGCTGCACCTGCGCGCCGCGCAGCAGCCGCCCGCCGCCTCCGAGccgggcgcggggccgggccgtgcTGCCGTGGGCTCCCTGGCCTGCCCGCTGTGCCGCCACCGCACGGCGCTGCCCGACCACCGCGTCCACGGGCTGCCCGTCAATACCAAGCTGGCCGCCGCCTGCCCGCCGCAGCTGCGCGCCCGCGACCCGCTGCCCCAGGACCGCCTcccgccgctgccgccgcgccgcccgccccgaGCCCGGGATGCGGCGGCCGCCCTCGGTCCGACCCCCGCTCCGACCCCCGGCCGCGCCGGGCCGCGCTCGTCGGGCGGCGGCTACgagagctgccagagctgcaaGCGGGCGGCGCTGAGCGCGGGCTGCGTGTGCGTCGTGGTGTCGTTCCTCTCCATGGTGGTGCTGCTCTTCACCGGCCTCATCTTCGTCAATCAATACGGCGGGGACGCGGGGCCCGGCGCGTCGCCGTCTCCCGTGGGTCCCATCTGCCTGTCGGTGGCCAGCGTGCTCGCCCTGTTCTCCGTCGTCGTTACGTGGCTCATCTGCTGGCTCAAGTACCGGCCCGAGGCCGCCGGGGCCAACGCCAACGCCCCCGCCAGGGGCCGAGCCGCGACCCGCAGGACCGACACGTAG
- the PAX3 gene encoding paired box protein Pax-3 isoform X5, with amino-acid sequence MTTLAGAVPRMMRPGAGQSYPRGGFPLEVSTPLGQGRVNQLGGVFINGRPLPNHIRHKIVEMAHHGIRPCVISRQLRVSHGCVSKILCRYQETGSIRPGAIGGSKPKQVTTPDVEKKIEEYKRENAGMFSWEIRDRLLKDGVCDRNTVPSVSSISRILRSKFGKGEEEEAELERKEAEEGDKKAKHSIDGILSERAFTKKAFYTQSTLGDELGKQRGESPLKLTLWLCVDKAPASSSLM; translated from the exons ATGACCACGTTGGCCGGGGCCGTGCCCAGGATGATGCGGCCCGGAGCCGGGCAGAGCTACCCGAGAGGAGGCTTCCCGTTGGAAG TCTCTACCCCTCTCGGTCAGGGCAGAGTCAATCAGCTCGGAGGAGTGTTCATCAACGGGCGGCCGCTGCCCAACCATATCCGCCACAAGATCGTGGAGATGGCGCACCACGGCATCCGGCCCTGTGTCATCTCCCGGCAGCTGAGGGTGTCCCACGGCTGCGTGTCCAAAATCCTCTGCAGGTACCAAGAGACGGGCTCCATCCGACCCGGGGCCATCGGCGGCAGCAAACCCAAG CAGGTGACGACGCCGGACGTTGAGAAGAAAATCGAGGAGTACAAGCGGGAGAACGCGGGGATGTTCAGCTGGGAGATCCGCGACAGGCTGCTCAAGGACGGAGTCTGCGACCGCAACACCGTGCCCTCAG TGAGCTCCATCAGCCGCATCCTGAGGAGCAAGTTCGGGAAAGGCGAGGAAGAGGAGGCCGAATTGGAGAGGAAAGAGGCGGAGGAAGGAGACAAGAAGGCGAAGCACAGCATCGACGGCATCCTCAGCGAGAGAG CTTTTACAAAGAAGGCCTTCTATACACAATCTACACTTGGAGATgaacttggaaaacaaagagggGAGAGTCCATTGAAACTCACACTTTGGCTTTGCGTAGACAAAGCTCCAGCTAGCAGCAGCTTGATGTGA